The genomic DNA TGGGCTGGTTGATGTCGCGATACCGGAACAGTTTCCTCCCGCTCGAACCCACATAACCGATTTGCAGCACCGCGTTGCGGAAAATTTCCTGCTGAAGGTTCAAGTTGTAATTATATACGTAAGGGGTGCGAACGTTATCGACCGTGAAGACTTCGAGGGTGTCTCCCGAGCCCGGGCCGGTCGTGGTCGGATCGAATACTGGCTCAATGGGATCCAGCGGAGACATCGGCGAGGTGGACAGGAAAAGCGCGTCCGGCCCCACCGCGTTGTACGCGATCCCCGGACAGTTGAAGCAGTTCCAGGGAATCTGCCCGATGAAGAAGTCGTGGGAGAAGATGTCGTACGCTACGCCGAACCCGCCGCGCAGCACCGTCTTCCCCTTGCCCCTCGCGTCCCAGGCGAAACTCGCGCGGGGTGCGAAATTGTTCAGATCCTTGTCGTAGAGGTCGGGCTTGAGCCGCAGACCGAACCCATCGCCATCGGTATCGAGCGGATCATAGATGCTGAAGCGATCCTTGGCTTCTTTGATGACACCGTAGTAATCCCAGCGCACGCCGAAGTTGAGCGTGAAGTTAGACCACCATCGGAACGAGTCCTGAATGTAGAACGCGTGGGAATTTTGCTCGGTCTCGCGGTCCGCGTTGCCGGTGGCGATCCGCCCGCCCGAGACGTCCCCGGCGAGCAGGTCTTCCAGCGCGTCGAATGCCAGCACGCCGCGGAAGTTCGTGTCGTAGAAGGAGCTGATCGCCGTGCGACGGAATTCGTAGCCGAACTTCACCTCGTGGCGCGTCAGCTTCCAAGAAAAGTTGTCAATGAAGTGAAAGTTGGTGTCCACGCGGTTCCGGGGATTCGCGTAGGGAGCGGAACCCAGACTGGCAAAGCCGCTCACACGGATCGTCGGCAGGCCGAAATCCTGTTCTCGGGTGACGCCGGTATTGAGTTGCAGCGAGCTGGCCGGGTTGCCGAAGACGTCGCGATCAGCAGCGAAGAAACCGTTCCGGTAGCGGTTCCAGCCGAACCGAGCCTCATTCACCTGCGCGGTAGAAAGGACGCTCACGTAGCTTATCGCCACAAGTTGCGTGCGAATGGGTGAGAACGTGTTCGTGTTCGGGAGGATGTTGCCGCCACCAGTGCCCAGCGGGAAGCTCTGTTCACTGTTTCCGAAAAAGTAGCGCCCACTAAGCTGATTGCGTTCGTTGAAATTATGGTCGAGCTTGAAAATCAGGCTATACAGATCGTTGAACGCCGGCGCGCTCGCCACTGAGTTGGGGCTGCCGGGCGGAGCGCCAGGGATGTTGGGGGCCGGCCAAACATCGTTCCCGCCTGAGCACCCGCCGTTGCTGGCGCAGAGCGAGAAGAGGTTGCGGATCACCGGGTTCACGTCCAGGTTGGTGGCGATCGGGAGGCTTGTGTCAAAATCCAAATTCGTGAGCGCGTCGACAAAATCCTGGTCGGTGGGCACCGTATTCACTGACGCGATGCCCAATCTCTCCCGCTGTCCTTCATAGGTGAAGTACCAGAAGGTCTTGTCTTTCACCAGCGGTCCGCCAACGGCGATGCCGAACTGATTGTTGCGGAATTTATCTTTGGGCAGCGGGTTTCCTGAGGCGTCGCGCTCGAAGTTGAAGAAGTTGCGCGCATTGAGCACGTCGTTACGGAAGTACTCAAACAGGCTGCCGTGAATCTCATTGGTGCCGCTCTTAGTGACGATGTTCACGACCGAGCCGGAGTTCCGGCCATACTCAGGCTCGAAATTCGAAAGCACACGCAACTCGGCGATAGATTCGATCGGCAAGATGGTCCCCGGCGTGCCAAAGACGCCACCCTGGTTGATCGCCGGGAGGTTCCGGAAGCCGTCGTTCATGTCCGTGCCGTCAAGGAGGAAGTTGTTCGAGCGGCCGCGGTTGCCGTTGGCGCTGAAAAGGCCGTACGACCCCGGGGAGTCGCCGCCGGCGTTCGGCTCGCCAAGCGCGCCGGGTACCATGATGAGCAGCTTGGTGAAGTCGCGGCCATTCACGGGCAGATCGAGCACCTGCTTTGTCTCGAAGGTGCCGCCAAGCACATTGGAACTCGTCTCGACCAGCGGCACGGTAGCCTCGACTTCGAGGCGTTGCCCGAGAGCGCCGGGACTGAGGGTGATGTCGGCGCGCGTTTCCGCCGCCACGCCGACCCGAAGGCCCTTGGCCACCGCTGTCTGAAATCCCTCTTTTTCCACGCTTACGCTGTACTCACCGATCGGCAGCTCCGCCACCGCGTAGTAGCCCTCGGCATCGGTATTGGTTTCGCGCGCGAGACCGGTGTTAACATTCGTAACGGTCACTTTGGCTCCAGGCACCACCGCCCCGGAAGCGTCAGTGATTACCCCGGCGATGT from Candidatus Acidiferrales bacterium includes the following:
- a CDS encoding TonB-dependent receptor, translating into MNLRVFRPFVLFLLLAGMGPGTPAALAQTYRGHIAGVITDASGAVVPGAKVTVTNVNTGLARETNTDAEGYYAVAELPIGEYSVSVEKEGFQTAVAKGLRVGVAAETRADITLSPGALGQRLEVEATVPLVETSSNVLGGTFETKQVLDLPVNGRDFTKLLIMVPGALGEPNAGGDSPGSYGLFSANGNRGRSNNFLLDGTDMNDGFRNLPAINQGGVFGTPGTILPIESIAELRVLSNFEPEYGRNSGSVVNIVTKSGTNEIHGSLFEYFRNDVLNARNFFNFERDASGNPLPKDKFRNNQFGIAVGGPLVKDKTFWYFTYEGQRERLGIASVNTVPTDQDFVDALTNLDFDTSLPIATNLDVNPVIRNLFSLCASNGGCSGGNDVWPAPNIPGAPPGSPNSVASAPAFNDLYSLIFKLDHNFNERNQLSGRYFFGNSEQSFPLGTGGGNILPNTNTFSPIRTQLVAISYVSVLSTAQVNEARFGWNRYRNGFFAADRDVFGNPASSLQLNTGVTREQDFGLPTIRVSGFASLGSAPYANPRNRVDTNFHFIDNFSWKLTRHEVKFGYEFRRTAISSFYDTNFRGVLAFDALEDLLAGDVSGGRIATGNADRETEQNSHAFYIQDSFRWWSNFTLNFGVRWDYYGVIKEAKDRFSIYDPLDTDGDGFGLRLKPDLYDKDLNNFAPRASFAWDARGKGKTVLRGGFGVAYDIFSHDFFIGQIPWNCFNCPGIAYNAVGPDALFLSTSPMSPLDPIEPVFDPTTTGPGSGDTLEVFTVDNVRTPYVYNYNLNLQQEIFRNAVLQIGYVGSSGRKLFRYRDINQPSQAAIDAYDPVANDSNCCVLRPFDSDAPMSAVAPNQPFYVNQLETSANSNFNSLQVSFSQRGWRGLTQQVSYTWSHAIDTASDGQDYVPNATQPDDSTNPRGDRGNSNFDTRHRLVWSMAYEFPKWEALGRLGEGWQISSVLTLMSGH